The genomic interval CATATTTCAATACAAAATCAGGAATATGTTTGCGTATTGCTTCAGCAATTTCTTCTGGTTCAAAACTCATGCCGCTTAAATTATAAGCACAACGGTGTTTAATCTTATCTTCATCAGCTTCCATCAGCTTGATAATAGCCTCTATTGCATCATCCATGAACATCATGTCCATGTACGTACCTTTATCGATAAAGCTTGTATATTCACCTTTTCGTAAAGCATCAAAATAAATTTCTACTGCGTAGTCAGTCGTACCGCCGCCTGGTTCTTTTACATAAGAAATCAAGCCTGGGAAACGTACACTGCGTGTATCGACGCCGAATTTACTATTATAATATTCACATAATAATTCACCAGAAACTTTATTTACCCCATACATTGAAGTTGGACGTTGGATTGTTAATGCCGGTGTTTTATCTTTAGGTGTTGTAGGGCCGAATGCACCGATTGAACTTGGTGTGAAGAACTGCAAGTTATATTCACGTGATACCTCTAAAGCATTTACTAATCCGCCCATATTGATATTCCAAGCTAATAATGGGTTTTTTTCAGCTGTGGCTGATAGCAATGCTGCCATATGCATAAGCGCATCGGGTTTGAATTCTGATACGATTTCTTCCATGCGCGTAATATCTGTAACATCTAAAAGCGCAAACGGTCCATCTTTAATTGGAGAATCTGTTTCTGGCTCTCTGATATCTGTAGCTAAAACATTCTCTTCTCCATAAATTTCACGACATTTCAAAACAAGTTCTGTACCGATTTGGCCTAGTGCGCCAGTAATCATAATTCTTTCCATGAATTTCATCCCCTCATTTAAAGTTCATAGTAAAAACATGTTGTATTTCTGAGGTGTACATTCTGTTATTATTTAACTATATTCTACAATAATCACTCACTATTGTATATACCATATGTACAAAAATAAGTAAAGCGCTTACATTTTAAATTGCAAATTTCTCTTTATATATAAGTTTCAAAGTCTCTTAAATTTGAAAATGAAGCTTTTACAATTTTTTCCGTGCATATTGACGAAGGTTTTCATATCCCTCTTTCTCATAAAAGAAAGTAGCTGAAAGATTCTTATCCCAGTAATCTAACTCCACAGTTTTACATCCTTGCTGCTTTGCAAAATGTTCTGCAAATGCCATCAAAGCATGGCCATGGCCTTCTTGGCGATAATTGGGTTCAATACTTAATTGATGGATGTAAAGCGACTTCATTCCGTAACGAAAAGGTGTTTCCATTAATGAAACCACTTGAAACCAAATATAACCGACAGCTTCCTCCCCATGATAAACTGCATAGAAATACTGTTCTTCTCTTTCTAATAGTTTTTGAAAAAAATCTAAGCTGTCTAAGTAATTAAAAGGCTTAAAAATATCTGGATACGCTTTTGCGTGTATACTATGAACCGCTTCGTTCAATCTTGCTAAAACAGCAGCATCTCTGCATACTTTTATTTCCATTGTTTTCACCTTCTTTTATTGATTCGTCGATACAAGAAATCTTCTTACTATTTCCCCATCTACAACTGTACTTTCTAATTCCTTTGGATGAAACGCTAATATTGTTTTAGCAGATGCAATATTACTTTTATCACATGTCACAAGGGCATCACCTACATCATTTTGATTTAAAAATTCAAGCCCTTCTCTCAATAACTTTTTCGCATAACCTTGTCCTCGATAGTCAGGGCGAACTCCGTAACCGATATGACCGCCAATTCGTTTTAAGTGCTCATTAAGATAATGTCTTATATTGACCGCGCCTATAATCTCACCATTATCAAAAGAAAAAGAGTCGTATCAGGGACCGATTCTTTATTTAAATTACGCTGTTTCAATTCAGAAACTAGTTCACTATACGAAGCATAACGTTTGAGATCTATCGCAGTCGGTACGATTTGTTCTGTTTGCCAGGATTTGATATAAACATTAAAAGTGGCTTCGTCTGTTAATTTTAATTCACGCATTTCCATTATCACACGCCCCCCTTATTTAGTCGCTTATTGATTTGCCTCTATGTTATCATGATTTTAATAATTTCTTTAATCTAATACATATCATTAAGGGGGCTTTATCATGTGTACAAGTTTTACCTTTACTTCACAATATGATGCTGATTATCTTGGGCGGACAATGGATTTTTCGTTTCAATTGAATTCCTTTCCAAAAGTAATGCCTCGCGGTTATGAATGGGAAACTTCAAATGGCCGTACATTTGATTTGGAATACGGGTTTGTAGGTACCGCAATGACGACAAATGGTGTTGTATTTGCAGACGGCTTAAATGAACAAGGTTTATCAATTGCTGTTTTATACTATAGTGGAGAAGCTTCATACGCAACATCTACTTCCTCTAATAATATCAATTTAGAACCGGAAGAATTTATTATGTGGTTCCTCGGTATGAATAAATCAATTGCGGATTTAAAGGAGAATATCGATAAAGTGCGTATACTTAAACAAGTCAATCCAGCATTAGATAGAGTGCCTCCTTTACATTTTTTAGTGACTGATCAAACAGGACAAAGTGTTGTTATTACACCTATAGAGGGACAACTTATCGTACAAGATAATCCCGTTCAAGTATTGACAAATAACCCAAGTTTAGAATGGCATTATCAAAACCTTCGTCAAAATACAACGTTTAATGTAGAAGCACCTGCACCACAATTACTTGGTATGAAACACATTAAACCGATTGGAGTAGAAGCAGGCACAGAAAATCTTCCTGGAGGCTATACGTCACCTGCCCGTTTTGTCCGTGCTGCTTACTTCCGTCAATATATTGAAGATGCAGAAGATGAAAATAAGCGATTGAACAATATGTTCAAATTATTAGATACGGTTAGTGTTCCGCGCGGTATCATTCTTGAAGAAGGATTGCCGCATTATACACAGTATCAATGTGTAATGAATTGCAGTAATTTAAAATATTATTATCGCGATTATTATGGTTCTGATGTATTTACAATAGAATTAACTGATGATTTAGTTACAGCTGATGAACCTAAATCTTATACCGTAAAACCAAGTTTGAAATTTGTAAATCTAAATGAAGAAGAAGCAGATGCCTAATCTTCATTTAAAAATAGTTGTTAATACTAAAAAGAACTTTACTATCAAACACAAAACAGGACCGTTCAATCAAATGAATGGTCCTGTTTCACATTTCTATTTAGAAAAATTTATTAAATTACACCTAATTCTTTACCAACTTTTTCATAAGCTGATAATGCTTCGTCTAACATTTCTTTTGTGTGTGCTGCTGTAGGCATGTTACGTACACGACCTGTGCCGCGCGGTACAGTTGGGAACACGATAGATTTCACATACACGCCTTCATCTTTCAAACGTTTACTGAATTCTTGTGTTTTCTTTTCATCCCCAATAATAACTGGAGTAATCGGTGTTTCAGAATCGCCGATATCATAACCTAGTTTTTTCAAACCATCTTTAAGATAATTTGCATTATCCCATAATTTATCATGTAATTCAGTAGAATTCATTAATTTTCTTACCGCTGCAATAATAGCTGCTGAAGATTCTGGAGTTAATGACGTTGAGAATAAGAATGGACGTGATTGTACTTTCAACCAATCAATCAATTCTTGTGTACCTGCAACATAACCGCCTACTACCCCTATTGCTTTAGATAATGTACCAATTTGGAAATCGATTTTATCTTGTAAGCCGAAATGTTTTACAGTACCTGCACCTTTACCCATTACACCAGAGCCATGTGCATCATCAACATAAGTAATTAAACCGTATTCTTCCGCAATTTCAACGATTTCAGGCAATTTTGCAACATCGCCATCCATGCTGAAAACACCATCAGTGATATACATTACCTTATTATATTGACCTGATTCTACAGCTTCTTTCGCTTTTTGACGCAAGTCATCCATATCTGAATGGTTAACTCGAATGATTTTAGCTTTAGACAAACGGCAACCATCAATAATAGAAGCATGGTTCAATTCATCAGATAAAATCGCATCATTTTTATTCATAACCGCTGAAATAGCTGCCATATTACAGTTAAAACCAGATTGATAAGCAACAGCAGCTTCTGTACCTTTGAATTCTGCTAATGTTTCTTCTAATTCATCATGAATATCTAATGTACCGTTGATAGTACGAACAGCACCTGCGCCGACACCGTATTTATCTACTGCGTCTTTCGCAACTTGTTTTAAATCTTCATTTGTTGCTAGACCTAAATAGTTATTTGAAGATAAGTTGATATAGCGCTTCCCAGCAATTGTAATTTCTGGACCATTTGCACCTTCTACTGTATCAATTTCATTGTAAAGGCCATTGTCTTTCAAATACTGAATATTTTCATCTAGAAAGCTGTGTAGTGATTGAACCATTGTAAGTGGGTCCCCCCTTGTTTATTAAATTCACATCTATCATAACCCATTTTTTTAGAATATAAAAGCTGATAATTACCAAATCGCATTAAATTGACTTTTTAGAAACTCTTCTGCTTTTATAGGATAAGGTTTATGGAACACATAACGTGCTATAATATGTACATCTATACTTTTATAAAGGGGTTGAAACCAATGATTAACTGGTATCAGCTTGCACATGATAAAGAAAAAACGATGATCCAAATTAGACGACATCTACATCAATACCCCGAATTATCTTTCGAAGAAAGTCATACACATGATTATATTGTTAATCAGTTAGAACAACTTTCATGTGAAATTCGTCGTCCGGTTGGAAAAAATGGGATTGTAGCAACATTCAAAGGTCAAGGTGATGGTCCTACTATTGCTTTACGTGCAGACTTTGATGCATTGCCGATTACAGAACTTAATGACAAACCTTACCGTTCTAAGAATGAAGGATGTATGCATGCGTGCGGTCATGACGGCCACACTGCTATTCTTTTAGGTGTTGCTGAAATTATAAATGAGCACCTTGCCCATCTGAATGGAAATGTTGTTCTGATTTTTCAGTATGGTGAAGAAATTGTCCCTGGAGGCGCACAACAAATGATTGACGATGGCTGTTTAGATGGTGTTGATAGAGTTTACGGCAATCATTTATGGAGCGGTTATCCAACAGGTATTATCTATTCGCGTCCCGGTGCAATGATGGCATCTCCTGATGAATTCACTGTAAAAATCACTGGAAAAGGCGGCCATGGTGCAAAACCGCATGAAACAATCGACCCGATTGTTATTTTGGCTGAATTTATCTTAAGTGCTCAAAAAATTGTTTCTCGCACTGTAGATCCAATTAAACAAGCTGTTGTGACTTTTGGGATGATTCAAGCCGGTGCATCAGACAGTGTGATTCCTGATTCGGCTATTTGCAAAGGAACTGTGCGTACTTTTGATCCAGATGTGCAAACACATATTATGAATAAATTAGATAAACTATTACAAGGTTTAGCAGTTGCGAATGATATCGAGTACGATTTAGCCTATGAACGCGGATATGTCCCTGTGCATAATAATCCTCAAGCTTATGAAGTTGTGAAAGAAGCAGCTAATGACTTGAACTTAAGATTTACTGAGGCAGATATGATGATGGTAGGAGAAGATTTCTCTGCTTACCAACGTGTAAGACCGGGTGCTTTCTTTTTGACTGGCTCTGGAAATGCGAGTAAGGGAACAGATCATCCACATCATAGTCCCTATTTTGACATTGATGAAGCAGCGTTGAAATATGCAGCGAGTGAGTTCTTAAAAATATTAGAATTAGAAGATGTTATAAAGACTGAAAGATTATAAAAAATATAGAAACGGAGACCTTGGTAGAAGGTTTCCGTTTTAATTTTGACATAAAAAAAGAGCCCCTCAATGAGGAGCTCTCTATTAAAAGTCAACTAAAGTTATAGTTGAAAATTATTGTTGGATTTCAGTAACAACGCCTGATCCTACAGTACGTCCACCTTCACGGATAGAGAAACGAGTACCGTCTTCGATAGCGATTGGAGAAATCAATTCAACAGTCATTTCTACGTTATCGCCAGGCATAACCATTTCAGTACCTTCTGGTAAGTTAACAACACCAGTTACGTCAGTAGTACGGAAGTAGAATTGTGGGCGGTAGTTAGTGAAGAATGGAGTATGACGTCCACCTTCATCTTTAGATAAAACATAAACATCAGCTTTAAATTTAGTGTGTGGAGTAATAGAACCAGGAGCTGCTAATACTTGTCCACGTTGTACGTCTTCACGTGCAACACCACGTAATAAAGCACCAATGTTGTCACCAGCTTCAGCGTAGTCTAATAATTTACGGAACATTTCTACACCTGTAACTGTTGTTTTCATGCTTTCTTCAGTGATACCGATGATTTCAACTTCTTCACCGACTTTGATTTGACCACGTTCAACACGGCCTGTAGCTACAGTACCACGACCAGTGATTGAGAATACGTCCTCAACTGGCATCATGAATGGTTTATCAGAGTCACGTTCTGGAGTTGGAATGTAGTCATCAACTGCTTGCATTAAGTCTAAGATTTTTTGTTCGTATTCAGCATCGCCTTCTAAAGCTTTCAATGCAGAACCAACGATTACTGGTACATCGTCACCAGGGAAGTCGTATTCAGATAATAAGTCACGAACTTCCATTTCAACTAATTCTAATAATTCTTCATCGTCAACCATGTCAGCTTTGTTTAAGAATACAACTAAAGCTGGCACACCAACGTTACGTGATAACAAGATGTGTTCACGAGTTTGTGGCATTGGACCATCTGCAGCAGATACTACTAAGATACCGCCGTCCATTTGAGCAGCACCAGTGATCATGTTTTTAACATAGTCAGCGTGTCCTGGGCAGTCAACGTGAGCATAGTGACGTTTGTCAGTTTGATACTCGATGTGTGAAGTATTGATTGTAATACCACGTTCTTTTTCTTCTGGAGCGTTGTCAATCATGTCGTATGATTGTGCTACAGTGTCACCATTTTTTGCTAATACAGTTGCAATTGCAGCTGTTAAAGTTGTTTTACCATGGTCAACGTGACCGATAGTACCAATATTGGCATGTTCTTTTGAGCGATCGAATTTTTCTTTAGCCATTATGAAATCTCTCCTCTTCTTAATAAAAAGTTATTTAATTTATCTCTCATGATAGTTTCTCACCATCATGAGAGCTTTATTTTTGAGTTGTTTAAAGGACTAATTCCTTTATAAAGCATTTGCATGAAAAAATCAATTCAGGAACCCTACCAAAGATTTCTTGGTTGTGATCCTAAAGATGAATTTAATTATTCACCTTTATTTTTCTTGATGATGTCTTCTGCAATTGACTTAGGTACTTCTTCATAGTGATCGAAGTACATAGTGTAAGTTCCGCGACCTTGAGTGTTAGAACGTAATGAAGTTGCGTAACCGAACATTTCTGAAAGTGGTACGAATGCACGAACCATTTGAGCGTTACCGCGAGCTTCCATACCATCTACGCGTCCACGACGAGATGTTACGTCACCCATGATGTCACCCATGTATTCTTCAGGCATTAAGATTTCAACTTTCATCATTGGTTCTAAGATTACTGGATCTGCAACTTTAGCAGCTTCTTTAAGTGCTAATGAAGCAGCGATTTTGAAGGCCATTTCAGATGAATCGACATCATGGTAAGAACCATCGTAAAGCTTAGCTTTAACGTCGATTAATGGATAACCAGCTACTACACCGTTTTCCATAGCATCTTTAAGACCAGCTTCAACTGATGGAATGTATTCACGAGGAACTACACCACCGACGATAGCGTTTTCGAATTCGAAACCTGCGCCGACTTCGTTCGGAGTGAATTCAATATGAACATCACCATATTGACCACGACCACCAGATTGACGAGAGAATTTACCTTGAACTTTAGCTGGTGTTTTGAATGTTTCACGGTATGAAACCATTGGTGCACCAACGTTAGCTTCAACGTTAAATTCTTTTTTCATACGGTCTACAAGGATATCTAAGTGAAGCTCACCCATACCACCGATGATAACTTGTCCAGTTTCTTCATCAGTATGTGCATGGAATGTTGGGTCTTCTTCTTGTAGTTTAACTAAAGCTTGAGTCATTTTATCTTGGTCAGCTTTAGATTTTGGTTCTACTGATAAGTGAATAACAGGTTCTGGGAATTCCATTGATTCCAAGATAATGTCATTTTTCTCACCACATAAAGTGTCACCAGTACCAGTTTCTTTAAGACCTACCGCAGCAGCGATATCTCCTGAGTAAACTGTGCTGATTTCTTTACGAGTGTTTGCGTGCATTTGTAATAAACGACCTACACGTTCACGTTTGTCTTTAGTAGAGTTTTTAACGTATGAACCTGAATTTAAAGTACCAGAGTACACACGGAAGAATGTTAATTTACCAACATATGGGTCAGTCATAACTTTAAATGCTAATGCAGCGAAATCTGCATCATCATCAGGTGGTGCGATAACTTCTTCATCAGGGTTATCAGCATGATGACCAACGATTGCTTTAACATCTAATGGTGAAGGCAAGTAGTCAATTACTGCGTCTAACATTAATTGAACACCTTTGTTTTTGAATGCAGTACCGCAAAGTACAGGATAGAATTCAATATCCAAAGTAGCTTGACGGATTGCTGCTTTTAATTCATCAACAGTGATTTCTTCACCTTCAAGATATTTTTCCATTAAGTCTTCATTAGCTTCAGCAACAGCTTCGATCAATGATTCGCGAGCTTCTGCTGCTTTGTCTTTGTAGTCATCTGGAATTTCAATTTCAACAACTTCTTCACCGAAGTCGCCGTTATATTGATAGCATTTCATTGTTACTAAATCAATGATTGCTTCAAATTCGTCTTCTGCACCGATTGGTAATTGAATCGGTTGTGCATTCGCTTGTAAACGGTCATGTAAAGTGCTTACTGAATATTCGAAGTTAGCACCTAATTTGTCCATTTTGTTAACGAATACGATACGTGGAACGCCATAAGTTGTAGCCTGACGCCAAACTGTTTCAGTTTGTGGTTCAACACCTGATTGAGCATCAAGTACTGTTACAGCACCATCAAGTACACGTAAAGAACGTTCAACTTCTACAGTGAAGTCTACGTGTCCTGGTGTATCGATGATGTTTACACGATAATCATGCCATTGTGCAGTTGTAGCTGCAGATGTGATTGTGATACCACGGTCTTGTTCTTGTTCCATCCAGTCCATTTGTGAAGCCCCTTCGTGAGTTTCACCAATTTTATGGATACGGCCAGTATAGTACAAGATACGTTCAGTAGTCGTAGTTTTACCAGCGTCAATGTGAGCCATGATACCAATGTTACGAGTTTTTTCCAAAGAAAAGTCTCTAGCCATTGTATTGTTTCTCCTTCCAGTAATTACTGAGTAAATACTTTGATATGGCGATGCCCTAAGCAAGCCTTTGGATGTATACCAAATGGAACAAGCTCAGGGTTAAACCGTTAATCTTACCAGCGATAGTGTGCGAATGCTTTGTTAGCTTCAGCCATTTTATGAGTGTCTTCACGTTTCTTAACTGCGCCACCTGTATTGTTAGCTGCATCTAAGATTTCGTTAGCTAAACGTTCTTCCATAGTTTTTTCACCACGAAGACGTGAATAGTTAACTAACCAACGTAAACCTAAAGTAGTACGACGTTCTGGACGAACTTCTACTGGTACTTGGTAGTTAGAGCCACCTACACGGCGAGCTTTAACTTCTAATACTGGCATAATGTTGTTGATAGCTTCTTCGAAAACTTCGATTGCATCACGACCGCTGCGTTCTTGAACGATGTCGAATGCTGAATAAAGAATTCTTTGAGCTGTTCCGCGTTTACCATCTAACATGATTTTGTTAATCAATTTAGTCACTAACTTAGAGTTGTGAATTGGATCTGGTAAAACGTCTCTTTTTGGTACTGATCCTTTACGAGGCATAATCAGAGTCCTCCCTTCATATTATAGTATAATTTCACAATTTATCTCGAAAATTTACGCAATCTTAAACTTATTTTTTAGGACGTTTTGTACCGTATAATGAACGGCTTTGCATACGACCTTCAACACCTGAAGTATCAAGTGCACCACGAACGATATGGTAACGCACACCAGGTAAGTCTTTTACACGACCTCCACGTACAAGTACAACACTGTGCTCTTGTAAGTTATGACCGATACCAGGGATATATGCGTTAATTTCGATGTTGTTTGACAAACGAACACGAGCATATTTACGCAATGCTGAGTTAGGTTTTTTAGGTGTCATTGTACCAACACGAGTACATACGCCACGTTTTTGTGGTGAGTTCAAGTCAGTAAATTGTTTTTTCATACTATTGAAACCTTTGTTCAAAGCAGGTGAATCTGATTTCTTCGCTTTGCTTTTTCTAGGTTTGCGCACTAATTGGTTAATAGTTGGCATTTAAGATGTCCTCCTCTCCTGTTTTATAATCCCACACATCCAGGTGGTTCATTTTTAGAGTAAATAAAATTTAGTAAGCATACACTTACTAATTCTCATTTCAATAGAGCAACGATAGCTGCGTCTACGTTTATACCTGCATATTCTCCTAAAGCCTTCTTGCTTTCGAAAAAAGAAACAGGCGTTTCACTATGATTGATCTTACTTAATACGTCTGAAAGCAAATAAACTTCAACGTCTTGAGCAATAATCAATGATGTAACTTGGTTTTTATTGAGTGCTTTAAGCGTCTCTCTCAAACCAACAACACTATGGTGTTTGTTAAAGCGTGCAACTTTTTCATTAGACATTGACTATCCTCCAAAGCTTTGCTTGCATCAACCTTAACTATAATAACACTTATCATAGCGTTCGTCAACACTATTGTTATCATATTGCTCACTTTTCTTATATTAACAAATCTGTGCCGCAAGTCAACTTTTTCTATTATTTTTTGCTCTTAATTTTAGTATGCAAAAGTAGACCTAATGATTGCTGATTTGTTTTTACTCTATTCTTCTTTATCTAATTTGATTCCTTTTTCCTTGCTTTCTTTTTCTTCATATAAAACGAGTTGTTCTTTATCAAATTCATAATTGAATTTTAAAGATTCGCCATCTTCTTCAAAAGTAATTGCTTTTTTATCTGTATCGATTTTCCCTTTGATTTCTACTGGTGCTCCAAAAGGTTCTACAATAAGACGCGCTGTTTTTTTCTCGTCATTTGCAACCAAAGTTACATGTTCCTTTTTATTTACGTATTTGCCGTCTACTTTATTGCCACATGCTGCTAATAGTATAACAAGCAACAGACTTAATCCTAACAGTTTTCTCATGATGCTGCCCCCTGGTGAATATTTTACTATTACATAAAAAGATTACACAATAATGATATATTAATATTCAGTTTAAAACAATATTAAATAGTGATTTTTGTTTTGATAAAAAAAGCCAATGCATGCTTCTCAAATAGAGAAGCAGCATTGGCTTAATCTAACAAAATCTATTTATCGTTTTATTGTTGCGGTGCATCAGATGCAGCAATTTCTTCAATTGCTTCTTCAACCATTGGATCGACATGTTTATCGTATTTAGCATCGCTATAACGTCTCATGCCTGTACCAGCAGGAATTAATTTACCGATAATAACATTTTCTTTAAGTCCTAGTAAGTCGTCACGTTTACCTTTGATTGCAGCATCTGTAAGAACACGAGTTGTTTCTTGGAATGATGCAGCAGACAAGAAGCTTTCTGTTTCAAGAGACGCTTTAGTAATACCAAGCAATACTGGTTTAGCAGTTGCTGGACGTTTACGCTCTTTAAATGCTTCACGGTTCGCATCTGTAAAGTTGTGGATGTCCACAAGTGAACCTGGTAATAATTTAGTGTCACCAGCTTCGATAATACGAACTTTACGTAACATTTGACGTACCATTACCTCAACGTGTTTATCATCGATTTCAACACCTTGCATACGGTAAACTTTTTGAACTTCTTTAAGCAAGTAGCTTTCTGTTGCATTTAAGCCGGCTACTGATAAATAGTTCTTAGGTTCGATTGAACCTTCAGTTAAGACTTCACCACGTTCAACATGTTGTCCTTTTTCAACTTTCAAGCGTGAAGTACCTGAAGCAAGATAAGATCTTGTTTCATTTGCACCTTTAATCACGATTTCTTGTTGACGGTCTTTCGCAAGTTTAATATCTTCAACAGTACCTTCAATGTCAGTAATTACTGCTTGACCTTTAGGGTTACGTGCTTCGAAGATCTCTTGGATACGTGGAAGACCTTGTGTAATATCGCTTCCGGCTACCCCACCTGTATGGAATGTACGCATTGTAAGCTGTGTACCAGGTTCACCGATTGATTGTGCAGCAATTGTACCAACTGCTTCACCAACTTCAACTTTTTCACCAGTTGCAAGGTTTTTACCATAACATTTTTCACAAACACCGTGACGTGTGTTACATGTAAATGCTGAACGGATATACATTTGCTCAATACCAGCATCTGTAATACGTTTTGCAATTTCTGGTGTGATTAATTGGTCTGGTTCAACTAATACTTCATTTGTTTCAGGGTGACGTACAGTTTCTTTAGA from Staphylococcus condimenti carries:
- a CDS encoding L-threonine 3-dehydrogenase translates to MERIMITGALGQIGTELVLKCREIYGEENVLATDIREPETDSPIKDGPFALLDVTDITRMEEIVSEFKPDALMHMAALLSATAEKNPLLAWNINMGGLVNALEVSREYNLQFFTPSSIGAFGPTTPKDKTPALTIQRPTSMYGVNKVSGELLCEYYNSKFGVDTRSVRFPGLISYVKEPGGGTTDYAVEIYFDALRKGEYTSFIDKGTYMDMMFMDDAIEAIIKLMEADEDKIKHRCAYNLSGMSFEPEEIAEAIRKHIPDFVLKYDVDPVRQGIADSWPDRIDVSCSTDEWGFSPQYDLDAMTVAMLEGIKAKDAATQH
- a CDS encoding GNAT family N-acetyltransferase, encoding MEIKVCRDAAVLARLNEAVHSIHAKAYPDIFKPFNYLDSLDFFQKLLEREEQYFYAVYHGEEAVGYIWFQVVSLMETPFRYGMKSLYIHQLSIEPNYRQEGHGHALMAFAEHFAKQQGCKTVELDYWDKNLSATFFYEKEGYENLRQYARKKL
- a CDS encoding GNAT family N-acetyltransferase: MIGAVNIRHYLNEHLKRIGGHIGYGVRPDYRGQGYAKKLLREGLEFLNQNDVGDALVTCDKSNIASAKTILAFHPKELESTVVDGEIVRRFLVSTNQ
- a CDS encoding choloylglycine hydrolase family protein, producing MCTSFTFTSQYDADYLGRTMDFSFQLNSFPKVMPRGYEWETSNGRTFDLEYGFVGTAMTTNGVVFADGLNEQGLSIAVLYYSGEASYATSTSSNNINLEPEEFIMWFLGMNKSIADLKENIDKVRILKQVNPALDRVPPLHFLVTDQTGQSVVITPIEGQLIVQDNPVQVLTNNPSLEWHYQNLRQNTTFNVEAPAPQLLGMKHIKPIGVEAGTENLPGGYTSPARFVRAAYFRQYIEDAEDENKRLNNMFKLLDTVSVPRGIILEEGLPHYTQYQCVMNCSNLKYYYRDYYGSDVFTIELTDDLVTADEPKSYTVKPSLKFVNLNEEEADA
- a CDS encoding glycine C-acetyltransferase; this encodes MVQSLHSFLDENIQYLKDNGLYNEIDTVEGANGPEITIAGKRYINLSSNNYLGLATNEDLKQVAKDAVDKYGVGAGAVRTINGTLDIHDELEETLAEFKGTEAAVAYQSGFNCNMAAISAVMNKNDAILSDELNHASIIDGCRLSKAKIIRVNHSDMDDLRQKAKEAVESGQYNKVMYITDGVFSMDGDVAKLPEIVEIAEEYGLITYVDDAHGSGVMGKGAGTVKHFGLQDKIDFQIGTLSKAIGVVGGYVAGTQELIDWLKVQSRPFLFSTSLTPESSAAIIAAVRKLMNSTELHDKLWDNANYLKDGLKKLGYDIGDSETPITPVIIGDEKKTQEFSKRLKDEGVYVKSIVFPTVPRGTGRVRNMPTAAHTKEMLDEALSAYEKVGKELGVI
- a CDS encoding M20 family metallopeptidase — its product is MINWYQLAHDKEKTMIQIRRHLHQYPELSFEESHTHDYIVNQLEQLSCEIRRPVGKNGIVATFKGQGDGPTIALRADFDALPITELNDKPYRSKNEGCMHACGHDGHTAILLGVAEIINEHLAHLNGNVVLIFQYGEEIVPGGAQQMIDDGCLDGVDRVYGNHLWSGYPTGIIYSRPGAMMASPDEFTVKITGKGGHGAKPHETIDPIVILAEFILSAQKIVSRTVDPIKQAVVTFGMIQAGASDSVIPDSAICKGTVRTFDPDVQTHIMNKLDKLLQGLAVANDIEYDLAYERGYVPVHNNPQAYEVVKEAANDLNLRFTEADMMMVGEDFSAYQRVRPGAFFLTGSGNASKGTDHPHHSPYFDIDEAALKYAASEFLKILELEDVIKTERL
- the tuf gene encoding elongation factor Tu, giving the protein MAKEKFDRSKEHANIGTIGHVDHGKTTLTAAIATVLAKNGDTVAQSYDMIDNAPEEKERGITINTSHIEYQTDKRHYAHVDCPGHADYVKNMITGAAQMDGGILVVSAADGPMPQTREHILLSRNVGVPALVVFLNKADMVDDEELLELVEMEVRDLLSEYDFPGDDVPVIVGSALKALEGDAEYEQKILDLMQAVDDYIPTPERDSDKPFMMPVEDVFSITGRGTVATGRVERGQIKVGEEVEIIGITEESMKTTVTGVEMFRKLLDYAEAGDNIGALLRGVAREDVQRGQVLAAPGSITPHTKFKADVYVLSKDEGGRHTPFFTNYRPQFYFRTTDVTGVVNLPEGTEMVMPGDNVEMTVELISPIAIEDGTRFSIREGGRTVGSGVVTEIQQ
- the fusA gene encoding elongation factor G, with amino-acid sequence MARDFSLEKTRNIGIMAHIDAGKTTTTERILYYTGRIHKIGETHEGASQMDWMEQEQDRGITITSAATTAQWHDYRVNIIDTPGHVDFTVEVERSLRVLDGAVTVLDAQSGVEPQTETVWRQATTYGVPRIVFVNKMDKLGANFEYSVSTLHDRLQANAQPIQLPIGAEDEFEAIIDLVTMKCYQYNGDFGEEVVEIEIPDDYKDKAAEARESLIEAVAEANEDLMEKYLEGEEITVDELKAAIRQATLDIEFYPVLCGTAFKNKGVQLMLDAVIDYLPSPLDVKAIVGHHADNPDEEVIAPPDDDADFAALAFKVMTDPYVGKLTFFRVYSGTLNSGSYVKNSTKDKRERVGRLLQMHANTRKEISTVYSGDIAAAVGLKETGTGDTLCGEKNDIILESMEFPEPVIHLSVEPKSKADQDKMTQALVKLQEEDPTFHAHTDEETGQVIIGGMGELHLDILVDRMKKEFNVEANVGAPMVSYRETFKTPAKVQGKFSRQSGGRGQYGDVHIEFTPNEVGAGFEFENAIVGGVVPREYIPSVEAGLKDAMENGVVAGYPLIDVKAKLYDGSYHDVDSSEMAFKIAASLALKEAAKVADPVILEPMMKVEILMPEEYMGDIMGDVTSRRGRVDGMEARGNAQMVRAFVPLSEMFGYATSLRSNTQGRGTYTMYFDHYEEVPKSIAEDIIKKNKGE
- the rpsG gene encoding 30S ribosomal protein S7; protein product: MPRKGSVPKRDVLPDPIHNSKLVTKLINKIMLDGKRGTAQRILYSAFDIVQERSGRDAIEVFEEAINNIMPVLEVKARRVGGSNYQVPVEVRPERRTTLGLRWLVNYSRLRGEKTMEERLANEILDAANNTGGAVKKREDTHKMAEANKAFAHYRW